The Gammaproteobacteria bacterium genome window below encodes:
- the hslU gene encoding ATP-dependent protease ATPase subunit HslU, with translation MRRSTAETEGADTAPVAERADALTPRRIVEELDKFVVGQDAAKRAVAVALRNRWRRAHADPDIRDEITPKNILMIGPTGVGKTEIARRLAQLTNAPFIKVEATKFTEVGYVGRDVESIIRDLTDISVKLLREREMRQVRERAAREAERRVLEIILPGMGHDRPQAADGAASGTRERFRQQLRDGRLDEREIEVELEAPTMGVEIMSPPGMEEMTGQLQSVFENLASTRKRTRTLKVRDAMKLIAEEEARKMIDEDEVKTQAVRNVEQNGLVFLDEIDKTVSHTGHGAEVSREGVQRDLLPLVEGCTVTTKYGIVRTDHILFIGSGSFHASKPADLIPELQGRFPIRVELSSLTAADFERILVEPDYSLTRQYQALLRTEGIRLEFGADAVRHIAEAAWRVNDQTENIGARRLQTVMERLLEELLFSASETDQRKKILIDKKYVAGRLDDLIESADRSRYIL, from the coding sequence ATGCGTAGAAGTACTGCCGAAACCGAAGGCGCGGACACGGCGCCGGTAGCGGAGCGCGCGGACGCGCTGACGCCCCGGCGCATCGTCGAGGAGCTGGACAAGTTTGTCGTGGGCCAGGATGCGGCCAAGCGGGCCGTCGCCGTCGCCCTGCGCAACCGCTGGCGGCGCGCCCACGCGGACCCGGACATCCGCGACGAGATCACGCCGAAAAACATACTGATGATCGGCCCCACCGGGGTCGGAAAAACCGAGATCGCCAGGCGCCTGGCACAGCTCACGAACGCCCCTTTCATCAAGGTGGAAGCGACCAAGTTCACCGAGGTGGGGTACGTGGGGCGGGACGTGGAGTCCATCATCCGCGACCTCACCGATATCTCCGTGAAGCTGCTGCGCGAACGGGAAATGCGGCAGGTCAGGGAGCGGGCGGCGCGGGAGGCGGAGCGGCGGGTGCTGGAGATCATACTGCCCGGGATGGGGCACGACCGTCCGCAGGCGGCGGACGGCGCCGCCTCCGGGACCCGGGAACGCTTTCGCCAGCAGCTGCGCGACGGCAGGCTCGACGAACGGGAGATCGAGGTGGAACTGGAGGCGCCCACGATGGGAGTGGAGATCATGTCGCCGCCGGGCATGGAGGAGATGACCGGCCAGTTGCAGAGCGTCTTCGAGAATCTGGCCAGCACCCGCAAGAGGACGCGCACGCTGAAAGTGCGGGATGCCATGAAGCTGATCGCCGAGGAAGAGGCGCGCAAGATGATTGACGAGGACGAGGTCAAAACGCAGGCGGTAAGGAATGTCGAACAAAACGGGCTGGTGTTCCTGGACGAGATTGACAAGACCGTCTCTCACACCGGGCACGGGGCGGAGGTCTCCCGCGAGGGGGTGCAGCGCGACCTGCTGCCCCTGGTGGAGGGCTGCACGGTGACCACCAAGTACGGGATCGTGCGCACGGACCACATCCTGTTCATCGGTTCCGGCTCCTTTCATGCGAGCAAGCCGGCCGACCTGATCCCGGAATTGCAGGGACGCTTCCCCATCCGCGTCGAGCTGTCCTCGCTCACCGCGGCCGACTTCGAGAGGATCCTGGTCGAGCCGGATTATTCCCTGACCCGGCAGTACCAGGCGCTGCTGCGCACCGAGGGGATCCGGCTGGAGTTCGGCGCCGACGCGGTGCGGCACATCGCCGAGGCGGCCTGGCGGGTCAACGATCAGACGGAGAATATCGGGGCGCGGCGCCTGCAAACGGTGATGGAACGGCTGCTGGAAGAATTGCTGTTCTCCGCCTCCGAGACAGACCAGCGCAAAAAGATTTTGATTGACAAGAAGTATGTGGCCGGCCGGCTCGACGACCTCATCGAGAGCGCCGACCGCAGCCGTTACATCCTGTAG
- the hslV gene encoding ATP-dependent protease subunit HslV has protein sequence MERLRSTTVLCVRGPKTVAMGGDGQVTLGSMIVKGGASKIRRLHNDRVLAGFAGGAADAFTLLDLFEGKLDRNQGQLERAAVELAREWRTNKMLRPLEAMLCVADKEKTLIVSGNGDVIEPEHGIAAIGSGSGYAAAAARALAEQDRNDPRRIVEQALRIAAEICIYTNSEICVEVLPKPKARTRRR, from the coding sequence ATGGAGCGGCTGCGCTCGACCACCGTGCTCTGCGTTCGCGGCCCCAAGACCGTCGCCATGGGAGGGGACGGCCAGGTCACGCTGGGCAGCATGATCGTCAAAGGGGGGGCCAGCAAGATCCGCCGCCTGCACAACGACCGGGTGCTGGCGGGCTTCGCCGGCGGCGCGGCGGACGCCTTTACGCTGCTCGACCTGTTCGAGGGCAAACTGGACCGCAACCAGGGGCAACTGGAGCGCGCCGCCGTCGAACTGGCCAGAGAGTGGCGCACCAACAAGATGCTGCGGCCGCTGGAGGCGATGCTGTGCGTCGCCGACAAGGAAAAGACATTGATCGTTTCCGGCAACGGCGACGTCATCGAACCGGAGCACGGGATCGCCGCGATCGGCTCCGGCAGCGGTTACGCCGCGGCGGCGGCGCGGGCCCTGGCGGAGCAGGACAGGAACGACCCGCGGCGCATCGTGGAGCAGGCCCTGCGGATCGCGGCGGAGATCTGCATTTATACCAACAGCGAGATATGCGTAGAAGTACTGCCGAAACCGAAGGCGCGGACACGGCGCCGGTAG